A stretch of DNA from Takifugu flavidus isolate HTHZ2018 chromosome 13, ASM371156v2, whole genome shotgun sequence:
GGTCACCTTACCAGCCTCCTGGTCTTTATGTGCCATTAAAATAGCTCACATACGTTACCTGCTGAGAGAGAAAACTACTGACTCATCTTTTTTTGGTGGATTCTCAAGACTGAGTAGTGACCGTGTGGTGTTTAAGAGTAATTAAGTTAATTGAAATTGAGtctcattttacattttttaaaaattctgaaACAGGAGCATCTACCTCCACCGTCTTTCTAGTTGTGTTTGGTTGCCTGATTCATGGGGCAGACCCCCCCATCACTGTGATGGTATCAGCAGTGCCTAAATAATTAACTGGGACTCTTCTCCATCAGGACCCTCTTCCCTCACGCTTCCAGTGTCACGAACTTGAGTTCCTGTCTCCAGCGTTTTCGAGCTGCACGCAGAACATTTGTAAATGTTGAGTCAGAGATTAATTCGGATGTCAGGAGGTGGTGCCCGGCAAAAGGAAATTGGACAAGTGAAGTggtctccccccccacctctgcctcCTGGCTGATGTATATTTGCAATCCTATGTGAAAGATGAGAGGAGCAgccttgtgtgtgtgaaatccttccttccttctccacAAGATGATTCCCTGTTTAGCTAAAAgaccttgttttgtttttattatccCACTTCTGgcaaatgttaaaataataGCATTTGTAAGAGATGTATTTATAACCTGTCAGATGCCGGTGGGACAAATAGAGTCCATTGATCTTAATTGTGGCAGCTTGTAAGGAGAGTTTGTGACCCTAATGGGTCCTTTCTGTttgctctctgctgtgtttccagAAAGAAACGTGCTCCGTTTCCCTTGCTAAgctgtttttgcatttttcgCTCAAGAGGCAGACTGAAGTCGTCCGTGCCGTGTCACACGGTTCACCTGAACCGAATCAGGTGTGCGCGCATGTTTTCCGCAGCTGCTATGGTGACCCTTTTCTTCAAGGACATTGCCTGGCTCTGCAGCTGCGCCTTTAAGCAGAGGTGGTGGATTTCGCTGCCGTATTGCAAATAGTTTATGGCTTAATGGTAATGCAGccagctttaaaaacaaaaatttaaatccttttttatCTGTCAAGCATGATTGGGTTTATTGATGTATAACCACAGAACACTGAAAAGCGTGACCTTGACTGAGGTGTTGGAAATCTGCAGCTATGACCTGATGTGTTGGACACCTGACCAGCTGTGCAACCATTTCCATTCTGGCCAGTAAGCAAGAAGTGCTGCCAGGACAGGCTTaaaaacattcattaaaaaaaaaaatcttttttttttacccttaaTAGCAGTCAAAATATCTTTTGCAGTTGACTTGAGGTCTTTTGTGTAATAGAACAAAACCTACTTGACTTTAGTGTTTGAAGCCttggtttatttctgtgtgCCTGCTGATGTGCTGCGTGATATAAAGGCGGTACTGTGGCCTTTATACGTCACTACTAACTTCATTTGTATGAATTAATCATTATAACCAAAACGCTCTTCCTCTCCACCCTCGCCACCCCCCTCTTCCATTGCCACCAGCAGAAAGTCCTCCGATAAACTCTCCTCATCGAGTTCTGGCTTGTTTCGGACTTAAATAACGCCAAACATTTTCTGGGGCTTGTCAAATACAGGGTGTCGATCCGACCAGCAGTGGACCAGTCTCCcccacctctgacctcagctcagctgctatttaaaataaaaatagtttcCAATCATACCTGGGTCATCTGTGATCCAGAAacttcattaaatattcatatttcttAGAATAGTAGTGCATATATAGCATGGTGGAGCGATCGTTCCTCACAAGTCCGAATTCTTGGACTTTTAAGGTGGCCGGGCAGCAGGATAGGAGCCATGCAGACAGGCTCCACTCTAATGGATCGGCTGAGCGTGCGTAGACACTTGCGCTTCCCTCCTTCCTGAGTGTTTGACTTCATGGGAGTTATCTAACACAACCCTGGCACACTCGGAGCTATTTCTGCTTTGATGGACTGTACCGAGACCAGGGAGGTTAAGATCAGGGCTTGAGCCGCTTTTTGATTCGTTTTTTTCATCCTAGTTGGACCATTTTATTCTCTCAGTAGTTTGGAATTCTGTTCTGACAACATGGAAAATTCAAATCCGTCAGAGAGGCCATAGAGTATGTGGTCAGCTGGCTGTTGCTCTGGTGTAATGGGCTCTTGCTCAGGGCTAATATAAAATACACAGAAAGTTGGAAATATTTTGCTGAGTGAGCAATAGAATGTCGCACATTTCCTTTATGTAACCTGGAACAGTCGCCTAAATGTAGCAAATTACCAGGAATCTTCTTGGATAATTCTAGAATCCTACAAAAGTGCTATCGATTTGTCTGACACTAATTTCTGGAATACCGGTTCATGCTTTACGTGCTGGTGTGTCTTTCAGTGAAGAGCGGTGTGCACTGTCAGTGGTGGACTGTGACAGCCCGCAGCTCGGTAGTACCATGAGCCTGTACGGGACCAGGGCCGGCGGCGGCACCGCCGGGACGGCGAGAGAGAGCAGCGGAGCGGGAGAGCATCACCGTGAGCAACGCCGACGCTCCAGCGACCGCTCCCGGGACTCCTCCTATGAGAGGGGGGAGAGCCAGTTGACGCCCTGTATTAGAAATGTTACCTCTCCCACTCGGCAACACGGTGAGGGAGGGCTCGATTTAGCCGCCGCTCTTCCTCTGGCCCACCAAAGAATCGCATGAtcagctcttctcctctgcagacCGTGAACGTGGTGACGGAGGCTCATCGTCTAGATCCTCCAGTCCACGCCCTCCCAGGAGCCCCCAAACTGCATTGCTAAGTGGATACATCTCCCGGTCCCTTGTTCCTCCTGTAGCAGACCACCACTCAAAGTGTCTGGGCGACACCATCTACGTGTATGACCTGAGCAGTAAAGAGGGCCATCGCAGTGGCCCGAGGCTCGGAGAACGGGTCACTTTAATTGTGGACAACACCAGATTTGTGGTAGATCCATCTATCTTCACAGCTCAGCCAAACACCATGCTGGGAAGGTAATGACCTCAAGTGACCTCAGATTTGTTGGATACGTTTGGAACAACTAGTCCCACTCTGCCTCGCACAATTATAAATCAATTTCTATCATTCTAAAATAACAAGAATCATGATTTGTGATTTCAAGGAGGCTTCTAAGGCCGAAGTTTGGAGCTGCGGCGCTCTCACAACCTGTCCATTTGGTTATTTTTAGGATGTTCGGCTCCGGGAGGGAAAACAACTTCACACGCCCCAACGAAAAGGGAGAGTTTGAGGTTGCTGACGGTATCAGTTCTACAATCTTCAGGGCCATTCTGGTGAGCAGTTCCAAATGTCAACCCATTATCGCTTTAATGGTTTCAATGGTTCTgcccttctttccttcctttttggAATTATTTTCACCATCTCTGAACTTTGTCTCTGCTTGTCTGACAGCTTGAAAACATGTATTTCCTTTTCATCAAAACCCCAACTTTAAACAATGGACATCTTTTTTACAATCAAATTACAAGCTAGGAAGTTTATAACAGGGGAGGAAAATATTATTATACATTTTGCATTAAAGTTACATTAGGCTTTGAGGTTTAGCTCGAGGCTAACGCTAACCTGGATTCTATAAAGCTCAATATTAAGATATACAGACTGACATCATGTGTGATGCATAATATCCCAGAGGCTGTCCTCAGcctgaggggtgggggtggtgctGGTATGTGTACTGAGCCCCCAGAGGGGCCAAAACACCCCATCAGGTGTACTGTAGTTTGAAGCACTGCTCCCGAGCTGTTCCGCCTCCACATCTGAGCCTCTCGGACCACcttactcttcctcctcctcctcccttcattccacccccctccccccccaggagGGCTGCAACCCCCCTCCACAAAGTTAAGCCAGTTGTTACAGAGGGGGTGTTCTTATCATCTCATTTGCATTGAGAAAAAGAAgataatttaatgtttttataatAGACCCACTTCCACAATGCTCCCCTCAAATTCATTTCATCTGTCTACAATATtgagatgtttttctttcatttttctgttggTTTCAAAAATAGGATTTTTATTgatcttattttatttcctgtcgAAATAGAAACTGAAGAGTTGTTCTTCCCCAGCATTCTTCTCTTTATCCTCATagtctctctcgcccccctccTTTAATCTGTGATGTACATTAATGTCATCTCCACCTGCTTTCGCCCCCcagtttctctctccctcccccttctctctctcaatgtctctctcctcccccctctctctgtctctgtccatctccttccctctctctccctcgccctccccccctctctctgtctctgtccatctccttccctctctccctcgccctccccccctctctgtctctgtccatctccttccctctctctctccctcgccctccccccctctctgtctctgtccatctccttccctctctctccctcgccctccccccctctctctgtctctgtccacctccttccctctctctctctccctcgcctcgtcccctccccccctctctgtctctgtcatctccttccctctctctctcctcgcctcccccctctctctgtctctctcccccctctctcccccttccgtCCCCCTCTTTctatctccatctccctccctccctctctctacctccctctttcctgccccctcctaccgctgtctccctctcaccctccctctctctctctgctcccccctcctacctctccctccctccctccccctccccaccctttctccctccctccctctccccgtctctctctcccttcctcttccgttcctcgtctcctccctccccctcctacctctctctctctctcctccctcttcccctccccatctccctccctccccctcctactctctctccctccctctccccgtctctctctctccccctctcccttctccctcccttcccctctaccctctctctccctctccctcttcccctctctctctcctctccctcctctcccctccccatctccctccctcctcctcctacctctctccctccctctctctgtctctcccccctctcctccccgcccccccctctctgactGTGTGAGGGAAGCAGCATCACTAATGGCGTCTTGTATTCTCTCCTGTGCTTGCCTGTGAATGCCTGCCTATTTTcttcctgtgtgcgtgtgcacgtgtgcgcgctgCTGCCGAAAATGGCAGGATTATTACAAGTCGGGGATAATCCGCTGCCCTGACGGTGTTTCCATTCCGGAGCTGAGGGAGGCATGTGACTACCTCTGCATCTCCTTCAGCTACAGCACCATCAAGTGCAGAGACCTCAGTGAGTACGCCGCTTTACTTCTCGCTTTACTTCTATTCCGGGTCCCAGCTGCCGGGGGAGCGAGGTCGTCTCAACACCGCTGCTGCATCGCTGCTGTTAGAACAACTTGGTTTATCTCGCTTTGCGTTGGTTATTTTGATATTTGCTGATGCCAGGATATTATTGCGAAGATAAATGGCTGCATATGTGAAGAGCAAACGACATTTGTGTGGCGTTCCTGGGCATATTTGTGCCTTTTGTTGGTCTCTTGAGTTTGTGTGGGAGGTGCAGCTTCAGCTcccaggctctgtgtgtgtgtgtgtgtgtgtgtgttttggtgttctATGTAGGTCATGATTAGCTGAGAGTTTCAGTATTTTTTTAGGCCGCTTTTCagggttttattttaacatcGCTATATTTCTTGCGTGGAGAGCGTCGCGTTAATAACAATATTTAGGTCAGTGCATGAACTGTGCACAGTGTTTTGGGTTTCCAGAAGCCATTTTCTTCCAGAACTCAACTTCCTTTCAGTCTCATTACTGATTAATactgaattaaaatgaatgCAAAAGATTTTACAACAATTAAATCAAACTAATATCTAAGTTTTCCACGTAACctaaaaaatgtttatttgaatATATCGATTGAGCCCAAAGAATCGTCACCATTTCTGGTTAGTGTTCATaccttcttctccccctccctccccacacacacacacccacccacacacacccacccacacacaccctccaccctccaggtGCCCTGATGCATGAGCTGTCCAACGATGGCGCCCGGCGTCAGTTTGAGTGCTACCTGGAGGAGATGGTGCTGCCACTGATGGTTGCCAGCGCTCAGAGCGGAGAGAGGGAATGTCACGTGGTGGTGCTCACTGACGACGATGTGGTGGACTGGGACGAAGAATACCctcctcagatgggagaggagTACTCGCAAAGTAAGTGCTCAACAAAAACAGGCCTGTAAGAGTAgatgccgggggggggggtctggttaccagctgcagcagcctcactctgtctcctcttcagtCATTTACAGCACCAAATTGTATCGATTCTTCAAGTACATCGAGAACAGAGACGTGGCCAAGTCTGTGCTGAAGGAGAGGGGGCTGAAGAAGATTCGCCTGGGAATAGAAGGTAGTCCAGAAACATCCACATTGTTATTTCTTCCAGAGGTAAAATCCTGGCTGGTTTTCTAGATTGAATTAGGAAAGAATTACTCCTACTTTCTAAATGTTctgttgacattttaaattcattGGACCGAGCACTAAAACATGCGGAACTCCGTGATGGGCTTCCATAGGAGCAGAGGATTCATGACTAACAGAGACTAATTGGAAAGGATAATGTCCAGTATGTTTCCCCTCTTAGTGAGGGAATGTGATGGTCAACTGTGCCAAAAATAGGGCTGCAGCTGTCAAatattttagttattttggCCTTTCAGACATTCTGCTGAAAATTCCTTTAGATAATCGAGTAATTGGACAAAATAGATTTGGGTCTGTGAAAAAGAGGAGCCTCCAGCGGGTTAGGGCGGGCGTGGATACGACACAGACACACGACGTGCTCCGCCCGGACGCCTGTAGCTCTCAGAACGAGGACGTCTGCTCGCTCACGTGGTCGCTGTTGCTACgatccctcagctcctccatcttcctgctcttttcTGAACCTTTTCACTGCCTTCTCCTTTGTTAGCACGACGTTGTGCCACGTTAGAAGTGGTGCTGTGAGGTGCTACGGTGCTGTgagctttacatttaaatcaacGATTGCTCGAGGCATAGAAAATTGCTCCATTCTTTAATTGTAATGGAGCTACTCGAATGACTCGTTTCAGCCCGAATGAAACGCAGCACTGAGGTCTAACAGGACCAGAACAGACGTCAGTCCTTTATCCGACTCTGAGGTCACTGCTGACGTTCACTTGTGCTTTTTCTGTACTATGATGAGCCCTAAATCATGACTGAAAGTCCTCAAAATGTCTATTGCTTTAGCAGCAGGCACCCAATTGGCTGACAGCTACTTTCTCTGGGATCTCAGACCATAAGAGCAGCCTCCTGCATTAAGTGCATTTAATCACAGCTTCCCTAAAAGGCTGTGGTCCAAAACTGGAGACTAGGGTCAGCTCGATCATGTCTGACAGAGCTATGCTAACGGATGTCATGGGCTCTAAGAGACACGTTGTTGGTTTAGCACCAGGTAGGAGTGGAGGGAAAAGTGAGCCCATCCCTGTTGTTCTGCCATCTTGCTTATTTAAGACACTCTCGATCTCCTTTAGAGTCCTCGATTTCCTTTAgagtcctcctccctcctcttacCAGTGTTTTAACTTGATAGCTCACTTAAGATGGGAGGAATTCGAAGGTTTTTCTTAGAATGACGCTACTAAAATCTCCTTTCACTCTGAGGGCTACTGAGAGTACATTTAATTTTCTTATAGCGCTGTTGAGATGCTGCGACTTTCATCCTCCGTATCAGGCCACATCTCCCACAGTTATCCATGAAACCCACAGCTGTTGGGAGGGGGTCCAGAGTCCGACATCCTCTCGGCATCCATTTCTCTTTGAAAGGAGGCTATTTTGTTGTCTGGCTTTGAGGGAAAGTTCCTGGAATTTCCCTACCAGGGTTAAAACAATGttggcttttatttattaactgTGATTTGGCTTTACACGCTGTTCAGGATGATGTCATCGCCTAGTAACGCCCATAATGGAGGACCCGAGTAGAACCAAAAAAATGAACGCAGCCCAAAGCCAAACATCATCTCAGCGCCTAAATATTGTGAGGGACAGTGTCCAGTTAAGATGACGGCACGTCTGGCAACTTGATCAGGAAAAACTCAAACTGTGAGATCTAAGAGGTGCCGCTCGCTCCATAAAGAGCCGGGGTGGCTTTGCTGCCTCGTTCTGGACCGACGCTGCTGATCTGTTCTCATTCCAGGATGAGAATAATTGATCTGATTCTTGACCGGCTGGTTCCCGCAGGTTATCCCACCTATAAAGAAAAGGTGAAGCGGCGCCCGGGAGGTCGTCCGGAGGTCATCTACAATTATGTCCAACGTCCATTTATCCGAATGTcctgggagaaggaggaggggaagagccGCCACGTTGACTTCCAGTGCGTCAAGTCCAAGTCTATCACAAAcctggccgccgccgccgcagacATCCCTCAGGACCAGCTGGTGGTCATGCAACCTCCTGGGCCACAGGTGGACGAGTTGGACACGCTGCCTCAGCCGCCGACCATCAACGAGCCCTACCAGCTGCCAGCCGTGCAGCCGGGGCCGGACAACAACGCCAGCCCTCAGCTGGCACAAGGCTACGAGGGGCCCAATCAGCAGGTTCAGGACGGTAGCAGTCCGGCGGCGCACAACCTGGCCCACAgtaaccagcagctgcagccgccaGCGACGTACCACTACGACCCAGACCCCGACACACCGTCCCCCTCAGCATGAGAGCGGCTGCGGTCACACTGGCAGCCACCAGTCAGTCCCTCCAGCATGTGTCACACCtgtctgccgccgccgccgccgccgccgcacacGTTTGCCTTTGCAGTGACCTCTCGACACAATTGAGCTCCGTTATTAGAGTAAACGTGCAGGACTGTTTCATTTCACAAAAGCTGCTCGTTCACAGCAAACAACGAAATGTTTTTACAGCTTAAAACCTCACGCGAAGCACAAAGTTCAACATTTTGACAAAATCTTTAGGTTCCAGTGATTCCTGGAACTCCTGGACGGACTGACGGGTGCTTCCCTTCACTGGCTGGCTTACAGGACGCTGGAGGACGCAAGGAGTGATTCTGGGAAAGGAGGAGCACACAAACCCCACCAGCTTTCAGCAGCCAATAAGCACACAGCAGATCACCTCCGGTCACGTGGACACGGACCATCGAAGACACGCCGCCCCACCTCCCCGAGTGGCAGAACACCACTTTGCCTTCAGTTTGTGGCTCCGCGCGGCGTTGGGCCGACTCTGTCGGCATCAGGCGTCATGGACTGTCACTCgcttcaatttttaaaaatgtaatctgACCAAAGCAGGTTAGTTGGAgtgtggggggaagggggggagggtagatgtgtgtgtgtgtgtgtgtgggggtgggtgtgtgtgtgtgtgtgtgtgtgtgtgtgggggggggagtgagagaACTTGGCCCTTTTTTAGTTCCCTCTGGTCAAGTACTGAGGCTCAAAATTAAAACCCAATTATCCTTTAACTGTAATGTCTCCTCACATCTGGCCAGCTGTTGTCCATGTACGACATCTTCATCCCTCACTGATCCACAGCAATTTTTATAGGAACAACACATGGAGGCATAAACGCGCCATGATTCCTTAAATACATCCTTAAGTAATTACTTAAATGTGTCATTAAAGTACCGATTTGTTTTCTGGTCCTGTGATGCTGCACGTTTACTCCTCCGTGCACAGATGCaagtaaaaataaattattCACAAATGAAATAGTCTGCTGCGGTCATCGTAACAAAGCAGAGCGATGGTTTACTAAATACACACATTAAAGAGTTGGTTTCTAGATTTCTTTTGCCATTTTCCAGAAAATAGTTCCTTCAGATGTTGGTGCACGTCACTGGAATGATTTCAGTGCCTTTTTATTTAtggtttatttattcttttcacCTGTTgggtttcacctgtgtttctgCTGAGCCGCTGTTGCTTGTTGCGCACACGCGATGTCAGAAGATGTTTTCTAATAAATTCTGTTTACACCGACCCGGCCTCGTTCCTCTGTGGTTTTATTTAGCCATTTTCATTTATTACTCAACCATTAATCTATTTAAATCAACTTTAGGTTTCATTATCATTAAACCCTCATTTGGCCCCACTTGATTTTTGTCCTACACAATATAAATAATCCTGGTGCTTAAACATTCATGTATTAAATGGAGCATTGCTGCATATACATGCATGAAAATTaatctttaaaaatctttaactTGCAtgtgaaaatgttaaagaagTTAGGAGTGTTTTGACTCGTAGTGCTGAAGAGCTTGTCCATGCAGTTGTCACTTCCTGGCTGTAATTTTGTATCATCAGGATGTCTGAACACTTCGGAGCTTCCAGCTGGTCCAAAGAGTTCTGACACCAGGCCTTCAGTTTCGTGGCCTCAAGTCTTGTCTTCTGATTCATCCCTTTtggggtggtgggtggtggtgggtcTGCCCCTGGGTGAATTGCTGGTTCATCATGGGGCTCAATGTGGGCATGGTGCTGTGCTTGGAACCAGAAACCCTCTGCATtgcagcccagttcccaacagactgagctcctGCCACCCTCCCTCCAacaatatctttaaaaaaaaaaaaaaacctaaagtATGAACGTCACCAAAGATGTTTAACTCTTGATTAGAAAATGATTGGCAATAATGACTACGGTAATAAGGATAAATTCCATCTATGGAATTAAAGGAAGATGATCTGGAAGATTATCTGACTCGGGAGGTGAAATATTCATGATTATAAAAACAGGAACGACTCCAACTGCGTGTGTGCGCAACTTTCAGCAGCTGGATGGCAACATCACAGAAATACTCTTGCtgtgctctgattggctgaagcgTAGACCGGAAACGCGGGCAAGCGGCCAATCAGCGCAGACCAGCTGGAGCGGATGACGGAaacaaataattttattttaaaaatattcacCGCTGATACATACAATACACTCATCATACTCATATATTTGCATAAAGTATACTCTTAACATGATATTTAAAGATTTTGATACATTATTGTCGGATGGAGGAGGGACATATCAACAAGGGGAACACTTTTATTGTAGTGCTGTAAAAACAATGGAAACCAAAGAAGCACTAGAACAGATACGGGGGggtcagcagctgctccacatctgcagcactTCTGTCACCCACGGCTCCCCAAACATTCCCAGAATTTTCTGCCCACGTGGAAAAGGAATCACGTCCCGGGCTCGTCTTTCTCTGGCGCGAACATCGGAACTGATCTGCGAATTCAGGCGGCTCAGCTCTTCACACCAAATGGTcgatttagaaaataaaaactaaGAAAAATTGATTTGAGTCCTTACACGGAAACCCAACTTGGAGGAA
This window harbors:
- the btbd10a gene encoding BTB/POZ domain-containing protein 10a isoform X1 encodes the protein MRKDAEAAGKPALFAGAQGFCAAILPQLIPCCFVLTWPSDPDREERCALSVVDCDSPQLGSTMSLYGTRAGGGTAGTARESSGAGEHHREQRRRSSDRSRDSSYERGESQLTPCIRNVTSPTRQHDRERGDGGSSSRSSSPRPPRSPQTALLSGYISRSLVPPVADHHSKCLGDTIYVYDLSSKEGHRSGPRLGERVTLIVDNTRFVVDPSIFTAQPNTMLGRMFGSGRENNFTRPNEKGEFEVADGISSTIFRAILDYYKSGIIRCPDGVSIPELREACDYLCISFSYSTIKCRDLSALMHELSNDGARRQFECYLEEMVLPLMVASAQSGERECHVVVLTDDDVVDWDEEYPPQMGEEYSQIIYSTKLYRFFKYIENRDVAKSVLKERGLKKIRLGIEGYPTYKEKVKRRPGGRPEVIYNYVQRPFIRMSWEKEEGKSRHVDFQCVKSKSITNLAAAAADIPQDQLVVMQPPGPQVDELDTLPQPPTINEPYQLPAVQPGPDNNASPQLAQGYEGPNQQVQDGSSPAAHNLAHSNQQLQPPATYHYDPDPDTPSPSA
- the btbd10a gene encoding BTB/POZ domain-containing protein 10a isoform X2, producing the protein MSLYGTRAGGGTAGTARESSGAGEHHREQRRRSSDRSRDSSYERGESQLTPCIRNVTSPTRQHDRERGDGGSSSRSSSPRPPRSPQTALLSGYISRSLVPPVADHHSKCLGDTIYVYDLSSKEGHRSGPRLGERVTLIVDNTRFVVDPSIFTAQPNTMLGRMFGSGRENNFTRPNEKGEFEVADGISSTIFRAILDYYKSGIIRCPDGVSIPELREACDYLCISFSYSTIKCRDLSALMHELSNDGARRQFECYLEEMVLPLMVASAQSGERECHVVVLTDDDVVDWDEEYPPQMGEEYSQIIYSTKLYRFFKYIENRDVAKSVLKERGLKKIRLGIEGYPTYKEKVKRRPGGRPEVIYNYVQRPFIRMSWEKEEGKSRHVDFQCVKSKSITNLAAAAADIPQDQLVVMQPPGPQVDELDTLPQPPTINEPYQLPAVQPGPDNNASPQLAQGYEGPNQQVQDGSSPAAHNLAHSNQQLQPPATYHYDPDPDTPSPSA